CCGCCGACAAGCTGCGCGCCGCCGGCATCGACTTCATCATCGAGCCGCACATCCGTTTCAAGGGCGAGGCGGGCGAGCAGGCGACCATGTTCTTCCTCGATCCGTCGGGCAACGCCATGGAGATCAAGGCGTTTGCCGATATGGCATCGCTGTTTGCCAAGTAAGTTCTCGCTGGTGGCGCTGCCGGCGTTGTCGGGCATCGGGGAAACCGCGCGGGACACGCTCAGGTAGCCGGCGCCGGCCAACCCCGATCGCGGCGGCGCGTATGCTTGGGGCCTCCTCGCATCCTGCCTGTCCGACCCCATGCTTCGAGAGCTGAAGACCTTCATCGCCGTGGCCCGCCATGGCACCTTTGCCGGCGCGGGCGAGCGCATCGGGCTGACGCAGTCGGCGGTGAGCGCGCAGATCCAGCGGCTGGAGGCGTCGCTCGGCTTCGCGCTGTTCGACCGCACGGGCCGCTCGGCCACGCTCAACGCCGCCGGCCGCGATGCGCTGGCGCTGGCCGAGCGCATCGTCGCGATGGTCGAGCGACTGGGCGAGCAGGGCGGCAGCAACGAACAGCGAGGGCTGGTGCGTGTCGGCGCGATCGCCTCGGCGCAGGCCTCGTTCCTGGTGGATGCGCTGATCCGCTTTCGCGCCGAGTTTCCGCGCTGCCGCACGCGCATCCTGCCCGGCGTGTCGCTCGACCTGCTCGGGCTGGTCGATGCCGGCGAGATCGATCTGGCCGTGCTGATCCGCCCGCCGTTCGCGGTGCCGGCCGACCTGGAGTGGCGCACGCTGGTGGCCGAGCCCTTCGTGCTGCTGGCTCCGGCCGGCCTGCCCGGCGACGACTGGCGCGCGCTGCTGGAAACCGCGCCGTTCATCCGCTACGACCGCCGCTCGTTCGGTGGCCGCCGTGTCGACCAGTTCTTGCGCGACCAACGCATCGCCGTGCAGGACGCCATCGAGCTCGATGAGCTGCAGGCCCTGGTGCAGTTGGTCGCGCGCGGGCAGGGCGTGGCGCTGGCGCCGCGGACCTTCGCGCAAGGCGCGTGGCCCGCCGGCGTGCGCGCGATCCCGCTGGGCGATGACACCTTCTATCGCGAGATCGGCCTGGTCGAGCGTCCACGCCACAGCCGCCAGCCCATTGCGGGGCGGCTGGCCGATTGCATCGACGCTGCGTCGCGGCTTTACGCGCGGGCGCCGGTATCCGTCCTGCCATCCTGTGAGCGCGTGTGCGGCAGCTTCGCATTTGCGCACGGAATTTCGCCGGGCCGCGCCCGGGCGTCCTGACGGGCGCTAGCATGGACGATTCCCCGCTCGTCTGGCACCGCTGCCGATGTTTCCATCGGTGCGGTTTCCGTTGGCACGCATGTGCAGAGGCGGTGGGGGCCGGGCGAGCCTGTCCAAGGCCGCGCCATGAAAATCTTCCCATCCAGATCGCCAGCCCATACGGCTCCCGCCGCCGCTCCGGCCTCAGGGAATGCCAGAAATGCCTCAGCGTCCACCAGTGCTGTCCTCCAACCGTCGGCCGGCAAGTCCGCCGGCATGGGGCGGATCAGCCATGCCCTGCGCGGGCTCAAGCGCTGCCTGCGTCCCGCCGCCATCAACGTCATGTCCGTCCCGGGCTTCACCAAGACGACCATCGATCCGCTGCCGATTCCCAAGCGGCCGCCTCCGCCCAGTCTCGGCAAGACGCCGAGGCCCGCGGGCCAGCACAAACTCGATGCCATCGACCGGCAGGTGCACAATCTGACGGCGAAGCTGTATCCGCCCCTGCCGACGGGGACGCGCGCAGACCCCGAGGCCAAGCGCGCGATCGGCAGCGAACGGGCATTTGCCAGCGCGGTCGAAGCGCTGTTCGTGCCGTCAGGGGCCAGCGTGGAAGCCAAGGCCGAGACGGCGCCCCACCTGCACAACCTGCTGCGGGACTTGACGCGGATCGCCGAGGCCCAGCCCGACGCGGCCGATTCCACGCGCTATGCCGGCATGCTGCAATGCGCCCGCGCGCTGGCCGCGGCGACGGCCGGCAACGCTGCAGACGCATGCGCCGCACTCGGACATCTGCGCACGCATTTCTCGCTGACGGACGGCAGTGACAATGCGCCGCTGAGCCCCGAGCAGAAGCACGCCTGGAGCGCGGCCAAGCTGCTGGCCCACACGGCATCCGGCTTCGACGCGCTGCTGGCCTTGCGCCCGGCGTTGGCCGAGGTGGATGCGGCCCGGCCCGACGACGGCATGAACCACCGGATGAAGCGCGAAGGCCTGCGCACGTTCCTCCAGGCGGCCGACCACCTTGCGGCACACATGCCCGCCGATACGCCGGGTGCGCTGCTGGAGCGCGCCCGCAGCCATCTGGCCCGCGCATCCGATCGCCGTTCGCTGGCGGGCGACGGCCTGGCCGTCCATGCGCTGCTGTGTGCCGCCGATCTCCATGCCGACCCGGGCAAGGCGGCCCACGCCATCGGCGATCGCACGCAGGTTGCCGCCTATGTCGCATGGCGCAGCGGATACCGGGAGGGCGGCAAGGGTTCGGCACTGGAGCGCTCCCTGGAGCGCATGAACAAGTTCACCGCCTGGGCCCGGCGCGCGGAGCATCGCGCCAACCACCGGCTGGCCGCGTTCGACCCGCGCCGCCTGCTGGGCATGCGCAAGACGCCGGTGATCGCGGCGGCCTACGGCACCGGTGGCGCCAACCTCGGCCTGCTGAACGGAGAATCGAAAGCGCTGTACGACACCGTCCAGGACGGCATTGCCGCCATGCTGGCGCACAGTGCTGTACTGCGTCGGCTGGACGGCGGCCATGCGCTGCCCACCGAGCGCCGCGGCCTGCTGCTGTTGCGCGAGGTGGTGCTCGAGCATTGGCGGGCGCAGATCGGCACGACGTGGCGGTCCAGCAAGCTCAAGCTCACCCGGGCGGACAAGCAAGACATCAAACGGGCCGTGCGGTCGGCCGCACACGGCACGGACATCGACGCGGAGGCCGTGCTCGGCTACCGCGAATTCCGCAAGCTCGACAAGCTGGACCTGAAGACCCTGGCGAAATGGATCGATGAGGCGGCATCGGCCGATCCCGATCCGTCCGCCTCCCCCATGCTGCGCCAGGCCAAAGCGAAGATCGTCGAGGCCGGCGACATCGCGCGGGGCCGGCCGATCAAGCTCAAGGGGACAACGCTGGCGGATTTCCGCGATGCGATGACCGATGCGATCGGCACGATGCCGCTGGGCAACTATGTGCGCTACTTCGATGGCGGCACCTACGGCCTGAATGCCAACATGACCGTGAACCAGCACGCGTTCACGCACAACTCGCCGGTGCCGGCGATGGGGCTGGGGCCGGGCGCGAAGGCGCTGCACGGCCGCCATGCGTTTGTCGAGATCGGCTCATCGTCCTACGGCGGCGAGGTGTTCATCGGCACGGATAAGCGGTCTTCCACCGGGGCAGGGCTGGGTGCCTACGCCGGCCTCAAGTTCGGCACCGAGGATTGGCATCTGTCGGCCGGCTTCAGCGCCGGCGTCGCGCATTCGCATGACCGCAGCGCGCCCGCCGGCGTCATCATCCGCACGGGATTGAGCTACGGCGCCGACGGCAAAGCCACCAGCGCATGGCGCGACAACGTTGCCGAGGTGACGCGCTTCCTCTTCCAGACCGCCGCGCTGGGCCAGTCCACGCGGCCGGTCCCGCCGGAGCGGATGTGGGAGCAGTTCGCCGAGCGCTTCTTCCGCACGCCCGACATCTCCGTCAACTGGCGCGACCAGCGGCGCAGCAGCGAGACCGTGACCAAGCACGGCAGCGGTGCAGTGCGCGTGGCGGCCGGCCCGGTGCGCCTGGGGCCCGCCTTTTCCGTGGGCCATGACCAGGTGCTGGCCAGCAAGAACGACCGGGTCGACACCAACGGCTGGCTGCGCGGTGTGGAGCGCGCGCGTGCGCGGGCCTCGAACGTGCACGTCAGCGCGTCGCTGGCGGCCCTGGCGCCGGCGGTCGGGCACTTTTCCAATCGCAGCGGCTTTCCCGATTCGATCACCCTGCCGAGCACGCCCATCGTCGGGCTGTCCGCCAACATTCTGCCCAGCGGCACGAGCGTGACGCTGCGGCGGGTGGACGAGCACGGGCGGCTGAACCCGCGCTTCATCCGGCGGCTGGTCGAATTCATCGATCCGTCCGCTTTCCTGTCGCACATGCAGGCCCGCATGCCACGGATCGCGCGTACCGACGCCAGCCGGGAGAAGGTCGGTGCGTTCATGAGCGCGATGAAGGACATGGGGACCCAGGGCAACCTGGCCTACGGCGAGAGCTGGAAGATCCGACCCGAAGTGACCGAGGTCCTCAATGCCTACACCGACGAGATCCAACTGATCCTGAAGTGCGCACGGGAGGCGACCCCGCGCGATGCCGGCACGCAGGCGGCCCGTACCGAGCAGGTCTATCAGGGCGTCATCGAACGCATCTTCGAGATCGTGGAGGGCGAGGCGGCCGTCAGCCGGCAAGCGCAGACGCAGGCCATCCGGCAGGTGCTGGCCGGCCTGGGCGACCAGGATGTCGACCAGGTCCTGCGGCTCGCCAACGAGACGATCCGCGTGCTCAAGGATGAGCAGAGCTGGAAGCTCTCCGGCTACTACGCCTACGACATCACCACGCACGGCTACACCGCCGGGCCGGCGATGCTGCTGCAGGCGACGGCATCGACCTCCGTGGCCGGCGAGCGCGTGCTGGCCGAACTGGCCGTGCGCGACCTGGAATTGCTGGACGACCCGGTGGTTGCCGAGCAGGACAAGGATCCGGCAGCCGGCGAGGTGCTCTGACGCACACCTCGCCGATGCCGGCGGGGCGGATCAATCAGAAGGAATACGACAGCGTGCCGAGGATGCTGCGCGGCGCCCCGGGCGTCACCCACACGCTGTTGTAGGCGCTGACGTAATACGTGCGGTTGAACAGGTTGTTGAGCACCACCGAGGCCCGCAGGTGCTTGTCGAGCTGCACGTAGCCGTTGAGCTGCACGGTGGTATAGGCCGGCAACTGGAAGCCGTCCTGCGTGTTGGCGGTGTTGCCGGCGCGGCGGCCGACGTAGACCACGCCCGCGCCCACGCCCGCCTTCTGCGCGAAGCCCGGGGCGAACTCGTACATCAGCATCGCGCTGCCGTTGACGCGTGGGATGTTGACCAGGCGCGCGCCCGGCGTGAGCACGGTGTCGCGCGTGACTTCCGCATCGACGTAGGCCAGGTTGGCGATGCCGCGGAAACCGCCGCCGAGTTCGCCGTTCCACTCCAGCTCCACGCCGCGGCTGCGCACTTCGCCGGCCGCGCGCGAGAAGCCGTCGTTGGCCGGATCGGCGCTCAGCACGTTGCGCTTGGTCACGTTGAACGCCGCCACCGTCGCCAGCCAGCCCGAGCCGGCCCATTTGGCGCCCACTTCATAGCCGCGCCCCTTTTCCGGATCGAAGGCGTTGCCGTTCGCGTCGGTGCCGCTGTTCGGGCGGAACGAGTAGGCGGTGTTCGCGTACACCGAGAAGGCCGGGCTCCACTGGTAGACCACGCCCAGGCGCGGGCTGAAGGCGGTCTGCTGCTGGCTGGTGGTGGTGCCGGACTGGCGGTCATCGATCGACTGGCGGTAGTTGTCCCAGCGCAGGCCGGCGATGACCTTCCAGCGTTCGCCCAGCGCCAGCGTGTCCTGCACGTAGGCGCCCTGGCCTTCGTCGCGCTCCAGCGCATTCGTCACCGTGCGCAGGGCCGGGGTGGCCTGGCCGTAGACGGGGTTGAAGATGTCGATCGCATACGGCGCAGCGGCCGTCGGCGTGGAGCGTTCCACCAGCTGGTCATAGGTGAAGCGGTACGCGTCGGCGCCCATCACCAGCGTGTGCCCCACGGCGCCGGTCTGCAGCTTGCCCGCGAGTTCCAGCCGGCCCTGCAGGTCGTTGGTGTGGAAATCGACATGGCGATAGCGGCGCCACAGCGTGCGCCCGTCCGCCTGCAGGGCGAGCGCCTCGGAGGAGCGGCCATACAGATCGGTCTCGCGCTGCGCCACGCCGGCGTTGACCGACCAGTCCGCGTCGATGTGGTGGTCGACGGTGAACTGGTGGCCCAGGTTGCGGACTTCGTAGTCGCCGTCGCGCGGCTCGCCGAGGAAGCGCGCGGCCGGGATCGCGCCCAACTGGTTGTTGACCGCGACCACGCCGCGGTCCAGCGGCGCGCTCTGGCGCGCGGCCTCCATCTCGTAGTGGACGACGGTGTCGGGACCGGCTTTCCACGTGAAGCCCGGCGCGACCAGGTAGCGCTTGCTGGACACGGTGTCGCGGAAGCTGCCGTTGTCCTCGTTCATCAGGTTCAGCCGGTAGGCCAGCGTGGGCGACAGGGCACCGGTGGAGTCCAGCGTCCCGCGCGTGGTGCCGTAGCTGCCGGCCGACACGCTGACGGTGTTGGCGCTCTTGAACTGCGGCTGCTTGGTGGTGTAGCTGATGATGCCGCCAGGGTCGCCGCGCCCGTACAGCGCGGAGGCCGGTCCCTTGAGCACCTCCATGCGCTCCAGGCTGGCGGTGTCGCGCGGCACGCTGTTGCCGCGGTTCCACGAGAAGCCGTTGAGCAGGTAGTCGGTGCCGGCCCAGTTGCCGTCGCCGGCGAAGCCGCGCACGGCGTAGTTGTCCCACAGGCCGCCGAAGCTGTTCTGGCGCGCGACGCCGGCCACCCAGTCGTACAGGTCGTCGCCGCGGCCGGCGGCCACCGTGCGCATCAGTTCGGTGTTGACGCTGCTGACCGCAAAGGGAATCTCCATCAGGTCGGCATCGGTGCGCGTGGCCACCGACGATTCCCGGGCCCGATAGCCTGCCGCCTGCCGCTGGCCGGTCGCCGTGGTCGCCGGCAGATTCACTTCCTGTGCCGAGACCTCGCCGACGTACGGCAACCCCATGAGCGCGACCGCGAGACCGGCCGCCCATCCGCTGTTGTTCTTGACCACCGCCCCGTTCCTCATTGTCTGTAACGTGTTGCCCAGTCTTAAATGAGAGTGATTATTACTCCCATTGTGTGAAGTGGCGGAATTGTCGCAATTCCGGTGTGCCCAAAGGCTCAAGAAATCTCATGCCGGGGAGGGGGATTCGGCCGAGCGCGGTTGCACGCGAAACCTTGCGAGCCTTGTGGCGCGGGCATCGGCGATGACGGCAACGCGCTCCGCGCAACCGGTTCGGGCGGCGATCCGGCGCGAAGCCCACGAAACCTATATGTGCGGCGTTTACGCGGGGGCCGTGAATCTATGCAAGGTTTTGATGGGCCTTTCGCTAGATTGCCCGCCAGACCTCAAGCCGGTGAGCCGCGATGAAAATACCGTTCTGGCGCACGCAGTCCCCCGATCGCCAACATGACGACACCCCCAATGCCCCTGCCGATCGCGCGGGCAACGCCGTGCGGGCGCGGCCTGCGCCGGGCGGGAGCCTGGGGCATCTCCTCACCCGGAGGAAACGCGCAGAGATGGCCGGAGACGCCGCATCGGCGCCGCCGCATCAGCCGCTGCCCCACGTCGGCGCGCAGGGCGCCTCCCTGAGCAGCAAGCTGCAGCGCTGGTTGGGCCAGGACCGGCCCGGCCTGTCTCCGCTCGCGCTCAACCGGATGCCCGATGCGTACGCGATCGAAGCGGCGGGCAATGCCACGGCCGGATCGACGTACACGTACGATGGCCTGCTCGCGCACGACATCCTGAACCTGGTTGCCGCGGGCCTCGGCATCGTTTCCCGCACCGCCTTGGTGGAACGCTACCGCGCCGCGCTCGACGCCATGCTGCAGGCGGAGGTTGCCGCCCTGAAAAGGGCATCGGCCCTGAATGCGCAGTCGCATCGTTCCGGCAAGCCTGCCGTCGGCTCGCCCGACAGCGCGGAGCGGACGCGCTACCCGGCGCCCGACGCGCATGGCCGGGAAAGCGACGCGGCACGGGTGGAGAGCCTGATCGTCACGCGCGACCGCCATGGCCGGTGGCAATTCGATTCGCAGAAACTGCTGCGCATCGCACGGGACGAGGCCCATCCCCGTGCGCGGCATGCGCGCGACATCCTGCTGCTGAGGCACGTCAGCCGCCAGCAGGGCATGCGCCGACGCAACGATGCCGTGTACCAGACCTGCCTGTCGGGTTTGAGCGCGGGCGCGAGCGCGCTGATGATCGCAGGCACCCATGGCGCGGCGCTGCCGGTGGTGGCGGCGGGCTACGCGGTGGCCGCCGCCCGCGAAGTGCTGTGGTTGGGCAAGCCGCTTGCCGAAGAGAAGCAGAAGATGCGCGACGCCAAGGCCGACCAGATCATGCGCATCGTGAGCCGGGAGTTGAAGCAGCTCAACATCGGCGGGGCGGGCCAGGGATCCGGCGCGTCATCGGCGGCCGATCCGGGCGATCTGCTGGAGGCGAGGGCCGGCATCGTCGCTGCCATGTTCGCGAGCGCGGAGCAGCGGGTGGCGGACCAGACCTTCGGCAAAGGGATTCCCGGCCAGTGGATCAACCACCGCAAAGCGACAGTGTTCAAGGACGAGGAGCGCGACATCGTGGTCAACCACGCCCTGCAGCGGATCGGCGACGAACTGCAGCGCGAGGCGGCGCGATCGGCCGATACCCTGACGGCGCTGCAGGCCATCGCGCAGGCCCCCGACCTGTCGTTGTCCGGCCGCGCGCGCAAGCTGTCCAGGCACGTGAAGGCGGCACCCGGCCTGCTGGCGAGCCATACGCTGCTGACCGACATGGGCATGCGCAACGGCGAGGCGCTGCATGTCCTCAGCCGCCTCGTCGACGCGCAGCTCGCACGCGCGGCGGGCGGCGATGCCATTCCTCTGCTGGGCAGCGATGCGGCGCGCATTGCGGACTGGATCCATCAGCCGCAATTGAAAGAGACGCCGTCGCAGGCCGCGCACGCGACCCTGGACGCCGCGCTGCGCCGCCGTTCGGATCGGGTGTAGCACGCCGCGCGTCGCCGCCCGGCCGTTCCAGAACGACAACGCCCGCATCGTCGCGCGGATGCGGGCGTCGTTTTCCCGAAAGGGGCGGGCCGGCCTCAGAGGCTCAGGGCCTGCTCGATGTCCTGCACCTTGCGGCGCGCCAGGGCCAGGTTCGATTTGCTCTTGTCCAGCACCACGTAGAGGAACAGGCCGGCCTTGCTCGCGACTGGGCGGATGATGTGGTACTGCTTGCCCAGCGTGATCAGGATGTCGTCGATCGAATCGTCGAGCTTGAGCGCCTGCATTGTCTTGAGCTTGGCGCGCACGACTTCGGTATTGCCGGCGGCGGCCAGCTCCAGGTCGATGCCGCGGCCGGCCGACGCCAGGATCATGCCGCTGGCGCTGTCGACCAGCATCGCGCACATCGCACCGTCGAACGTGGCCAGATGTCCAGCGCATTGACATCGACCATGACGATGGCGCCGGCGATGACGGAGATCAGCCAGTCCCGCAGGAAGTCGAAGCGGTCCTGCCCGGGGCTGCCGTAGATCTGCAGCAGTTCGCCGTCGCCGAGATCGACCTCGCCGAAGTCGACGCCGACCGTGGTGGTGGCCTTGGACGACGCCTGCCGGTCGAGATTGGGCACATCGCAATCGACGGCCACGTCGCCGCACAGGCTGCGGATGGCCGTGGTCTTGCCGATGCCCATCGCCCCGAAGATGCCGATGCGGTGCACGGTGCTAGCGTCCCGTGTGCAGTCGCTGGCGGGAGCCGTGCAGCCAGCGCCCGACCAGATTGAAGAAGCGGCTGCGCGAAGCCTGCGCGTGAACCGGCGGCGCAGCCGACGCCGCGTCGTGGCGGATGCTGGCCTGCAGCACGCCCATCTGGCTCAGCGTACCCAGCAGCAGGCGGGCCTCTTCCAGCTCGAGCCCGCCGTACGTGGTCAGCCAGCGCAGGCTGACATCGCGGCTGGTCATGGCCGCCATCGCGCGGCGGAAGTGTTGCGCCTGGAAGGGCGCCTCCAGCGTGACCCATCGGAACAGGCGGTAGGTCGGCTCGCTGTCGGCCGTCCTGGCAGCCGCAGCAGCCCTGGTCATGGGGCATTCGACCGACGTCGCCGCGGACCGCCTCGGCATGTCCATCAGCCGCAGCGCGACCCGGTCCAGGGTGCCCCAGAGATCGTGCGCGCTGAACGCGTGGGGCAACTGGAAGGCATCGTCGGCGGAACCGTTGGGCGGCTGCTCGCAGAGCCAGATCTTGATCGGCGCGGCCGTGCTCGCGCCGGCCGCTTCCGGCCCCAGCACGAGCACGTCGGCCTGGTAGGGCTGGACTTCGGCCCACTGGTAGATCGACCGGCCGGCGATGGCATGAAAGCCGGCGCGCAAGCGATGCTGCTGGCCTTCATCGAGATACTGCAGCGAGATACGGCCGCGTCGACGGCTCGCATGCGGCTGAGGCTGCATGTGCTTTCCCCCAAATCCAAATGTTCCGGATCACGGGGCGAGCCGGCGCTCGATGGACCCCGTGCATCTGGCGCATCCGCACCCGGCTCGATCATGCCGGCCGGGCGGGTCGCGCTTGCTATCGATGACGCCGGTTTTGGCTTCGGCGCATTGGTGAGTGTCAGGCTAGCATCGCCATCCGGGACTTTGTGTGACCCTGAGGAATCTTGAGTTTCCCTTACGAGTTGCTTAGCTGTCTCTCGTGGGTTGCCCTTGCCACTGGTGCCCGCAACCGGCACTGGCCCGATGCACCTTGCGCGAAGAAAAAAAGGCACGAAAGTGCCCTTGTGCGGGTTTTTTCACGTCGGTAATCTGCCCGCCGATAACAAGGGAAGGAGAGT
The nucleotide sequence above comes from Ralstonia solanacearum K60. Encoded proteins:
- a CDS encoding LysR family transcriptional regulator, with protein sequence MLRELKTFIAVARHGTFAGAGERIGLTQSAVSAQIQRLEASLGFALFDRTGRSATLNAAGRDALALAERIVAMVERLGEQGGSNEQRGLVRVGAIASAQASFLVDALIRFRAEFPRCRTRILPGVSLDLLGLVDAGEIDLAVLIRPPFAVPADLEWRTLVAEPFVLLAPAGLPGDDWRALLETAPFIRYDRRSFGGRRVDQFLRDQRIAVQDAIELDELQALVQLVARGQGVALAPRTFAQGAWPAGVRAIPLGDDTFYREIGLVERPRHSRQPIAGRLADCIDAASRLYARAPVSVLPSCERVCGSFAFAHGISPGRARAS
- a CDS encoding TonB-dependent siderophore receptor, whose product is MRNGAVVKNNSGWAAGLAVALMGLPYVGEVSAQEVNLPATTATGQRQAAGYRARESSVATRTDADLMEIPFAVSSVNTELMRTVAAGRGDDLYDWVAGVARQNSFGGLWDNYAVRGFAGDGNWAGTDYLLNGFSWNRGNSVPRDTASLERMEVLKGPASALYGRGDPGGIISYTTKQPQFKSANTVSVSAGSYGTTRGTLDSTGALSPTLAYRLNLMNEDNGSFRDTVSSKRYLVAPGFTWKAGPDTVVHYEMEAARQSAPLDRGVVAVNNQLGAIPAARFLGEPRDGDYEVRNLGHQFTVDHHIDADWSVNAGVAQRETDLYGRSSEALALQADGRTLWRRYRHVDFHTNDLQGRLELAGKLQTGAVGHTLVMGADAYRFTYDQLVERSTPTAAAPYAIDIFNPVYGQATPALRTVTNALERDEGQGAYVQDTLALGERWKVIAGLRWDNYRQSIDDRQSGTTTSQQQTAFSPRLGVVYQWSPAFSVYANTAYSFRPNSGTDANGNAFDPEKGRGYEVGAKWAGSGWLATVAAFNVTKRNVLSADPANDGFSRAAGEVRSRGVELEWNGELGGGFRGIANLAYVDAEVTRDTVLTPGARLVNIPRVNGSAMLMYEFAPGFAQKAGVGAGVVYVGRRAGNTANTQDGFQLPAYTTVQLNGYVQLDKHLRASVVLNNLFNRTYYVSAYNSVWVTPGAPRSILGTLSYSF
- a CDS encoding transcriptional regulator, translated to MAGDAASAPPHQPLPHVGAQGASLSSKLQRWLGQDRPGLSPLALNRMPDAYAIEAAGNATAGSTYTYDGLLAHDILNLVAAGLGIVSRTALVERYRAALDAMLQAEVAALKRASALNAQSHRSGKPAVGSPDSAERTRYPAPDAHGRESDAARVESLIVTRDRHGRWQFDSQKLLRIARDEAHPRARHARDILLLRHVSRQQGMRRRNDAVYQTCLSGLSAGASALMIAGTHGAALPVVAAGYAVAAAREVLWLGKPLAEEKQKMRDAKADQIMRIVSRELKQLNIGGAGQGSGASSAADPGDLLEARAGIVAAMFASAEQRVADQTFGKGIPGQWINHRKATVFKDEERDIVVNHALQRIGDELQREAARSADTLTALQAIAQAPDLSLSGRARKLSRHVKAAPGLLASHTLLTDMGMRNGEALHVLSRLVDAQLARAAGGDAIPLLGSDAARIADWIHQPQLKETPSQAAHATLDAALRRRSDRV
- a CDS encoding GTP-binding protein, which gives rise to MHRIGIFGAMGIGKTTAIRSLCGDVAVDCDVPNLDRQASSKATTTVGVDFGEVDLGDGELLQIYGSPGQDRFDFLRDWLISVIAGAIVMVDVNALDIWPRSTVRCARCWSTAPAA